Proteins from one Planctomyces sp. SH-PL62 genomic window:
- a CDS encoding Ig-like domain repeat protein, producing the protein MAPASGFAADLPLAARYAVSESLGRGDASYAARGAGDVGFAIQNPANAYAATVAASGFRIASGAESWSLTVQGLGYGEDVRALGSGVATALANRVEYDHGAVTQWFVNGPLGLQQGFTLDVRPEGSPADGPLTIRLAVEGLTARAEPGGTSIALARADGARIASYGGLIAYDAEGRAIPATMTVDASAGGPTVSIRVDDAEAVYPLVVDPYVQRAALPVNSPSFAMSADGRTLVVGVLQHTEGDGPSWAGAVFVYARSGESWVETARVQADVPIEGAWFGLSTALSGDGQTLFVGAARASTDVIENGVVYVFVRSGSGWEQVRTIEPETDAPGGFGVSIATNSDGSVLALADVRDVQQYDLYGPDEVRIYSRDGSTWDLDAVFVSPAGPSFTSNGPAMEFDASGRTLLVGAPYERSFAGQVFLFTSGPEGWSRHLLTDVDPNVQFSHMLGRGAALSGDGGTMLVSGAWAFDANGFPRYSALIYERSGDDWVRAGELPLPTGFGVVGGDGPVALNADGTLAVALARPAREVGPIPVALAHVFEKEAGAWRLLSTFLLRGAGDFTLAFAADVLAVGSDGGLATDPVAGPGGLRIFSYEPGFEVTAPPRDLTTVGGRLATFTAEAGAPGLTAAWQVSTDNGFTWADLDGGEVVATVDGTTQSWIAATTPPADGPQYYRVVFTDPETGQVQASFPAALKSRAAEVTVELEAPGAPIRVGESTTLAIRVRTNSAGLPAPSGRIEVGVGSLILEATLVDGRAVVTIPNTLKVGDYDVYARYFGDAYFQPMVSTQFIVVVERRGSLLTAEIPAETVAGLPTTLTAVLSPRDLPLEPSGGVVFLDGGRPIAFIPVVRAGGRLTATFSTAGLAAGNHYFQLVFLGDARTAAASSGVYRITVKAKGTTAAPGLALPLALGALSSPATAEAPSGTTGPVGSIDADATHFVDVGDEVALAIPDGGTFASIQWQTSDDQGASWRDAPGATGAWYRLTALADDSGRWFRARLVDGEGTTVFSSPEVLEVALRPVRLFLESFPSRPIIGDGFTIAVRATPLFSHGERPPEGNVTLTLGTFTQTRPLVDGTARFDIPGTTPAGYRTARVTYEASSPEFAAASIEAPVAVGRGAAGFTAAVPLDVRLPNALELIVNVRALEGREIPTGGVMVLDGGQPIALLPLGPYGYYATTAASLRLTAGDHYLQFVYLGDPKTQMVSSGVYRVVVSPEPTTRGGAAPAPAPVSLPVAVAGPTSPQPGRADSLAPTTSTAVVADSPATPSRPRGVASAFAARATRGPRSIPTAAPIRPRPRAVDPTLFASGRLGKRPGSA; encoded by the coding sequence GTGGCGCCGGCCTCGGGCTTCGCGGCCGACCTGCCGCTCGCGGCCCGGTACGCCGTGTCGGAATCGCTGGGTCGGGGCGACGCCTCGTACGCGGCCCGGGGGGCGGGGGACGTCGGCTTCGCGATCCAGAACCCCGCCAACGCCTACGCCGCGACCGTGGCCGCGAGCGGCTTCCGGATCGCGTCCGGGGCCGAATCCTGGTCGCTGACCGTCCAGGGGCTCGGGTACGGCGAAGACGTCCGGGCGCTGGGCTCCGGGGTGGCGACGGCCTTGGCCAACCGCGTCGAGTACGACCACGGCGCGGTGACGCAATGGTTCGTCAACGGCCCGCTCGGGCTCCAGCAAGGTTTCACGCTCGACGTCCGTCCCGAAGGCTCCCCGGCGGACGGCCCGCTCACGATCCGCCTGGCCGTGGAGGGCCTGACCGCCCGGGCCGAGCCCGGCGGGACGTCCATCGCCCTGGCCCGCGCCGACGGGGCGAGGATCGCCTCGTACGGCGGCCTGATCGCCTACGACGCCGAAGGCCGCGCGATCCCCGCGACGATGACCGTCGACGCCTCGGCCGGCGGCCCGACCGTCTCGATCCGGGTCGACGACGCCGAGGCCGTCTATCCCCTCGTGGTCGACCCCTACGTCCAGCGGGCCGCGCTGCCGGTGAACTCCCCGAGCTTCGCGATGAGCGCCGACGGCCGGACCCTCGTGGTCGGGGTCCTGCAGCACACCGAAGGGGACGGCCCGTCCTGGGCGGGGGCGGTCTTCGTCTACGCCCGATCCGGCGAGTCCTGGGTCGAGACCGCCCGGGTCCAGGCCGACGTCCCGATCGAGGGGGCCTGGTTCGGCCTCTCGACGGCGCTGAGCGGCGACGGCCAGACCCTCTTCGTCGGCGCCGCGCGCGCGTCGACCGACGTGATCGAGAACGGCGTCGTCTACGTCTTCGTCCGCTCCGGGTCGGGCTGGGAGCAGGTGCGGACCATCGAGCCGGAGACCGACGCGCCAGGGGGCTTCGGCGTCTCGATCGCGACGAACTCCGACGGGAGCGTCCTGGCGCTGGCCGACGTCCGCGACGTCCAGCAGTACGACCTGTACGGCCCGGACGAGGTCCGGATCTACTCTCGCGACGGGTCGACCTGGGACCTCGACGCCGTGTTCGTCTCGCCGGCCGGCCCCTCGTTCACGTCCAACGGCCCGGCGATGGAGTTCGACGCCTCCGGCCGGACGCTGCTGGTCGGCGCTCCTTATGAGAGGAGCTTCGCCGGCCAGGTCTTCCTCTTCACGAGTGGCCCGGAGGGGTGGTCGCGGCATCTCCTGACGGACGTCGACCCCAACGTCCAGTTCTCCCACATGCTCGGCCGCGGCGCGGCGCTCAGCGGCGACGGCGGCACGATGCTGGTCTCGGGGGCCTGGGCCTTCGACGCGAACGGCTTCCCTCGGTACTCGGCGCTGATCTACGAACGATCCGGGGACGACTGGGTCCGCGCCGGCGAGCTTCCGCTGCCGACCGGATTCGGGGTGGTGGGGGGCGACGGCCCGGTGGCCCTCAACGCCGACGGCACGCTCGCCGTCGCACTGGCCAGGCCGGCTCGCGAGGTCGGCCCGATCCCCGTCGCGCTCGCGCACGTCTTCGAGAAGGAGGCGGGGGCCTGGAGGCTGCTGTCCACGTTCCTCTTGCGGGGGGCGGGCGATTTCACGCTCGCCTTCGCGGCGGACGTGCTGGCCGTCGGCTCGGACGGCGGCCTCGCGACCGACCCCGTGGCCGGCCCCGGAGGGCTGCGGATCTTTTCTTATGAGCCGGGCTTCGAGGTGACGGCCCCCCCTCGGGACCTGACGACCGTCGGCGGACGCCTCGCGACGTTCACCGCCGAGGCGGGCGCCCCGGGGCTCACGGCCGCCTGGCAGGTGAGCACCGATAACGGGTTCACCTGGGCCGATCTCGACGGGGGCGAGGTGGTCGCCACGGTCGACGGAACCACCCAGAGCTGGATCGCCGCGACGACCCCCCCGGCGGACGGCCCCCAGTACTATCGGGTGGTCTTCACGGACCCGGAGACGGGCCAGGTCCAGGCGAGCTTCCCCGCCGCGCTGAAGAGTCGGGCTGCCGAGGTGACCGTGGAGCTGGAAGCCCCCGGCGCGCCGATCCGGGTCGGCGAGTCGACGACCCTGGCGATCCGGGTGAGGACCAACTCGGCCGGCCTCCCCGCTCCAAGCGGGAGGATCGAGGTCGGGGTCGGGAGTCTCATCCTCGAAGCGACGCTGGTGGACGGGCGGGCCGTCGTCACGATCCCGAACACGCTGAAGGTCGGCGACTACGACGTCTATGCTCGATATTTCGGCGACGCCTATTTCCAGCCGATGGTCTCGACCCAGTTCATCGTCGTCGTCGAGCGGCGGGGGAGCCTCCTGACGGCCGAGATTCCGGCCGAGACGGTCGCCGGCCTCCCGACGACGCTCACGGCGGTCCTCTCGCCTCGGGACCTCCCGCTGGAGCCTTCGGGGGGCGTCGTCTTCCTCGACGGCGGGCGGCCGATCGCCTTCATCCCCGTCGTCCGGGCGGGCGGGCGGTTGACGGCCACGTTCTCGACGGCGGGCCTGGCGGCGGGGAATCATTATTTCCAGCTCGTCTTTCTGGGCGATGCCAGGACCGCCGCGGCGTCGTCCGGGGTCTACCGGATCACGGTCAAGGCGAAGGGGACGACGGCCGCCCCCGGACTCGCCCTCCCCCTCGCCCTCGGAGCCCTGTCCTCCCCCGCAACGGCCGAGGCCCCGTCCGGGACGACCGGGCCGGTCGGCTCGATAGATGCGGACGCGACCCACTTCGTCGACGTCGGCGACGAGGTCGCCCTCGCGATCCCGGACGGCGGGACGTTCGCCTCCATCCAGTGGCAGACCAGCGACGACCAGGGGGCGAGCTGGCGGGACGCGCCGGGCGCGACCGGTGCCTGGTACCGGCTGACGGCCCTGGCCGACGACTCAGGCCGATGGTTCCGCGCCCGGCTCGTCGACGGCGAAGGGACGACCGTCTTTTCCTCGCCCGAGGTCCTCGAGGTCGCCCTCCGGCCGGTCCGCCTCTTCCTGGAATCCTTCCCCTCGCGTCCGATCATCGGCGACGGCTTCACGATCGCGGTCCGCGCGACCCCCCTTTTCTCGCATGGCGAGCGACCGCCGGAGGGGAACGTCACCCTGACGTTGGGGACGTTCACGCAGACGCGCCCGCTGGTCGACGGCACGGCCCGGTTCGACATCCCCGGCACGACCCCGGCGGGATATCGAACGGCCCGCGTGACCTACGAGGCGTCCAGCCCCGAGTTCGCCGCGGCGTCGATCGAGGCGCCCGTGGCCGTCGGCCGGGGCGCGGCGGGCTTCACCGCCGCCGTGCCGCTGGACGTCCGCCTGCCCAACGCCCTGGAACTCATCGTCAACGTTCGGGCGCTGGAAGGGAGGGAGATACCGACGGGGGGCGTCATGGTGCTGGACGGCGGCCAGCCGATCGCCCTGCTCCCGCTGGGCCCCTACGGCTATTACGCCACGACCGCGGCCTCGTTGCGGCTCACGGCCGGCGATCATTACCTCCAGTTCGTCTACCTGGGAGACCCGAAGACCCAGATGGTCTCCTCGGGCGTCTACCGGGTGGTCGTCTCGCCGGAGCCGACGACGAGAGGTGGGGCGGCCCCCGCTCCCGCCCCCGTCTCGCTCCCGGTCGCGGTCGCGGGGCCGACGAGTCCCCAGCCGGGCCGCGCGGATTCTCTCGCGCCGACGACCTCGACCGCCGTCGTCGCGGACTCCCCTGCGACGCCGTCCCGGCCGCGAGGCGTGGCGTCGGCGTTCGCGGCTCGCGCGACGCGGGGCCCACGGTCGATCCCGACCGCGGCGCCGATCCGCCCACGCCCTCGGGCCGTCGATCCGACGCTCTTCGCCTCCGGCCGGCTCGGCAAGCGGCCCGGCTCGGCGTGA
- a CDS encoding DNA-3-methyladenine glycosylase I: protein MERCGWARNDLAISYHDEEWGVPVRDDRRWFEFLILEGAQAGLSWDTILRKRENYRRAFADFDPEAVSRFDADRLARILADPGVVRNRLKIASAVRNAGAFLKVQDEFGTFDAYIWRFVDGRPIRNAWRSLQEVPPRTPVSDAISKDLKKRGFNFVGSTICYAMMQATGLVDDHLVDCFRHGNLGDH from the coding sequence ATGGAACGCTGCGGGTGGGCGAGGAACGATCTGGCGATCAGCTATCACGACGAGGAGTGGGGCGTCCCGGTCCGCGACGATCGCCGCTGGTTCGAGTTCCTGATCCTGGAGGGCGCGCAGGCCGGCCTGAGCTGGGATACGATCCTTCGCAAGCGTGAGAACTACCGCCGCGCCTTCGCCGACTTCGACCCCGAAGCCGTCTCCCGGTTCGACGCCGATCGGCTCGCGCGAATCCTGGCCGATCCGGGGGTCGTGCGGAACCGCCTCAAGATCGCCTCCGCCGTGCGCAACGCCGGGGCCTTCCTCAAGGTCCAGGACGAATTCGGGACATTCGACGCCTACATCTGGCGATTCGTCGACGGCCGCCCGATCCGCAACGCCTGGCGCTCGCTCCAGGAAGTTCCGCCCCGCACCCCCGTCTCCGACGCGATCAGCAAGGACCTCAAGAAGCGCGGCTTCAACTTCGTCGGCTCCACCATCTGCTACGCCATGATGCAGGCCACCGGCCTGGTCGACGACCACCTCGTCGACTGCTTCCGGCACGGGAACCTCGGCGATCACTAG
- a CDS encoding M6 family metalloprotease domain-containing protein, whose product MSAIFGEMLTFPQANGPEVQLRVFGDEHYARYEDVEGYTVVYDEALGRFCYADLAGNRLVSTGVTIDGPPPPGVVRHLQESLTVRQARIEEREMLHHPPEAAAMESVVRTFGPNQGLLNGRQLSIGTVRGLTILVNFQDVSSTTTASDVEEMLNGDDYTENGNISSVRQYFLRVSNGMLDYTNTVVGPFTLSRNRRDYVNTLLVEEALRLAVASGLDLRQFDSRGEGIIDAINILYAGQSLYENMLWPHNSLIDLQFGPIRTNLYLLTGLGRNPSELTIGTFCHENGHLLCRFPDMYDYGSRDGDSQNSSGIGYYCLMGAGNHLDDGRSPAPVCAYLRDLAGWVDTVVDLNAPGAQVAEAGRYDVVFKYRTSKRNEYFLVENRTRVGLDRACPSSGLAIYHCDILGSNERQEGTADRHYQCALLQADGRRDLEANPRVGGNQGDGGDLFGPMGGVVVSSMSNPHSREWDGRESGLILSDIEFDDDDRIRFRVGGRAASQSVRGEQATEVRIPDNNTGGVSSIISITASGIVRRIKVDLEIRHPFIGDLVVELLAPSGTRSILHSRRGGAQDDLIASFDSERPGELASLVGQPLRGNWVLRVSDRARRDVGRLVKWSLEAETASA is encoded by the coding sequence ATGAGCGCGATCTTTGGAGAGATGCTGACGTTTCCGCAGGCGAACGGCCCCGAGGTCCAGCTTCGGGTCTTCGGCGACGAGCATTACGCCCGTTACGAGGACGTCGAGGGCTACACGGTGGTCTACGACGAGGCGCTGGGACGCTTCTGCTACGCCGACCTGGCGGGCAATCGCCTGGTGTCGACCGGGGTGACGATCGACGGGCCTCCCCCTCCGGGGGTCGTCCGACACCTCCAGGAGTCGTTGACGGTCCGACAGGCCCGGATCGAGGAGCGGGAGATGCTCCACCACCCGCCCGAGGCCGCCGCCATGGAGAGCGTGGTCCGCACCTTCGGGCCGAACCAGGGGCTGCTCAACGGACGCCAGCTTTCGATCGGGACCGTGCGCGGGCTGACGATCCTCGTCAATTTCCAGGACGTCTCCAGCACGACGACCGCGAGCGACGTGGAGGAGATGCTCAACGGCGACGACTACACCGAGAACGGCAACATCTCCTCGGTTCGGCAGTATTTCCTCCGCGTCTCCAACGGCATGCTGGACTACACCAACACCGTCGTCGGCCCGTTCACCCTGAGCCGGAATCGGCGCGATTACGTCAACACGCTGCTGGTCGAGGAGGCTCTCCGGCTGGCCGTCGCCAGCGGCCTCGACCTCCGCCAATTCGATTCCCGGGGCGAGGGGATCATCGATGCGATCAACATCCTGTACGCGGGTCAGAGCCTCTACGAGAACATGCTCTGGCCGCACAACTCGCTCATCGACCTGCAGTTCGGCCCGATACGGACGAATCTGTACCTGCTGACCGGGCTCGGACGGAACCCCTCGGAGCTGACCATCGGGACCTTCTGCCACGAGAACGGCCACCTCCTCTGCCGGTTCCCGGACATGTACGACTACGGCAGCCGCGACGGCGATTCGCAGAACAGCTCGGGGATCGGCTACTACTGCCTGATGGGGGCCGGCAACCACCTCGACGACGGCCGCAGCCCGGCGCCGGTCTGCGCCTACCTGCGGGACCTGGCCGGCTGGGTCGATACGGTCGTCGACCTGAACGCCCCCGGCGCGCAGGTGGCCGAGGCCGGCCGGTACGACGTCGTCTTCAAGTATCGGACGAGCAAGCGCAACGAGTACTTCCTCGTCGAGAACCGGACCCGCGTGGGGCTGGACCGGGCCTGCCCCTCCAGCGGCCTGGCGATCTATCACTGCGACATCCTCGGCTCCAACGAGCGCCAGGAAGGGACGGCCGATCGGCATTACCAGTGCGCCTTGCTCCAGGCCGACGGCCGCCGCGACCTGGAGGCCAACCCGAGAGTGGGGGGGAATCAGGGGGACGGCGGCGACCTCTTCGGGCCGATGGGAGGCGTGGTCGTCTCCAGCATGTCGAACCCGCACTCCCGCGAGTGGGACGGCCGCGAGTCCGGCCTGATCCTCTCGGACATCGAGTTCGACGACGACGATCGGATTCGCTTCCGCGTCGGCGGCCGCGCCGCGTCGCAGAGCGTCCGCGGCGAACAGGCGACGGAAGTGCGAATCCCCGACAACAACACCGGCGGCGTCTCCAGCATCATCTCGATCACCGCCTCGGGGATCGTCCGTCGCATCAAGGTCGACTTGGAGATCCGCCACCCCTTCATCGGCGACCTGGTCGTCGAGCTTCTCGCGCCTTCGGGAACCCGCTCCATCCTCCACTCGCGACGAGGCGGGGCGCAGGACGACCTGATCGCCTCGTTCGACTCCGAGCGCCCCGGCGAGTTGGCCTCGCTGGTCGGCCAGCCGCTGCGGGGGAACTGGGTGCTCCGCGTCTCCGACCGCGCCCGTCGCGACGTCGGCCGGCTGGTGAAATGGAGCCTGGAGGCCGAGACCGCCTCGGCCTGA